CATGGCCCCAATTTcattgaaatattaaaacaacaaAGTCACATACTTGTATGCAAGagtagttttattaaaattttagtaaGTTCCTAACATAAATCTATGCAGTTTTAATGATAAAAGTGCGAATTTGCATCGGATTCAATAATACAGAAAACTTTGAGGCTTCATCAAGCTCACTCGCCTCTAATGGCTTGAACTGGACGGTAGTGTATTCCAAAGCTGTGGGTGGATTTCCGGATTTCTGAGCTTGGAATTTGAAACGCTTCATCTCGCTGAGAGGCAAGTTCCCATCCAAAGTAGTCTCCCTGATCTCCACTCCATTGAGGCTGTCGAAGATGTGGCGAATGTTAAAGGTAACTGGACCTCCTTCTGTTGCATCCAAAAAGTTTTCGAGGCGAAGCAGAACTTCAGTTTCAGTAAAGGATTCCAGGGTTAGCAGGTGAATTGACTCCGGAAGATCATTGAAATCAGGTAATGAGTCTAAAGAAACCCTACCATCTTTACCAGCTGTGCTGAAAAACTTCCAGAAGGGAAGTGACAGCTCCTTCTCCATCACCCGTTCAGAGCTAGTGTCTCCATCTTCAACGGATTTCAAAATAAGGTACAATTTTCCTCTGGCAATCAATCCCTTGCCAAACTGCTCCTCGTTCAGAGGCTCACCCACACCACCGCCATCGTTGAATAGCAGCCGGCGATGTAGGATCATTTCAAGCTGGCCATCCTCTAGGCTCGTCCCCGCCTGCGATCGATCCGTCAGCAGGACCAAGCGATGGCTGTCATCCTGCAGAGCAATGCGTGAAGTGACTGGATAGAAGTTTCCGCCTATGGGTTGGAGGCTCAAGTCGGAAACAAAGTCCTCACGCTTGTCTTTTTCGCGCTTTATCATCTCACGACCATTAGAATCGGTGTAAAAGACACCCTTTGACGAAATCCCGCTCTGGAAGTTGGTAACTATTTCACCACCTACATCGCCATCCAGGGGGATTGGTCCGACCATCCATTCGAACTCCACACGGTTGACACCTTCGTAAAGTCGAATCACCTGCGAAATCCACTCGTTGACATGCTGATGGATTTCCTTGACCAAAGATCCTTCGTAAATACTGAACTCAATGCTTTCGTGAACTGACTTGAGCTCATCTTCCTGCCGAAAGGTGTACGCGCAAGAGGTGTTTGTTTTGTATATTCCAAAGTTTTGCACAATTTCCTGGGAAACTCCGTTCATTTCGATGCTCTTCAGAAGTCCTGATTGACTATCTATAACTAACTTAACGATCTGAAGAGAATGATAGTAAATAAAGGCCATGCAACTTGAATTCTTCATCAACTTACCGAGTTCTGTACCACAACTTCAGATTCAGAATCACGAGGTCTCTTTTGAATGACAGGGATTTTTTCTTCCTTTGTTTCCTCattcttttttataaaatagttGGCAACTTTATTGGCTGTTGCTTTGAAAACCAGCTCGTGCTGTGTATTATTGGGTCGGTGCTCCAAAGCCAGAACCTGCCAAGGAACTGGAAGAATCTCAGAAGGAACCTTGTTTCCTCTCTCGTCAGTCACTTCGTAATTTTCTTCTAAGACGGGTATGCGTATGTACTGAGACGTCTCATGGGCCAAGGGATTGTAAAAGGTCACCATTACGTTGTCCGCGCCGTCCTTGGTGAAGGCACACTCGCTGATGTTCAGCCTGAGGCAGCTCTCGAACTCCCCATCGGGCAGGTTGGTAAGGATTCTGAGAGCATCGCGGGCGTTGTTGGCTGCTCCCACAATAGCATCATAGGTCAAGCGATCGTAGTCATCGGAGACGGCCTGCCTCTCGGTTCCCGTGATGGCATCGTGGTGCTGCATCACTCCCATTATTTGCCTCAAATAGTCTAGGTCCTCGGTCTGCTGGTCGCTGGAGAGATGGGCCAGCAGACTCAGTTGCTTGACCACCTGGAGAAACTGGTTTCCTTCACGTACAAAGCGCTTCTGGGTTGGTCGCGACGAAAAGTATCCTGTCCAAAAGCTCCAACTTTCGTGGGCATATGGAAAGAAGTCCAGGGTCTTGCTGGGCCACGACTTCAGGCTTCGATGAAGGGAATTCAAGTAGCAGCTCGGGGTGGAGTAGAAGATGTTATAGATGGATCCATTGGCTTGACGTTCGTTGACATATCTAATGTATTAATATCTAAagttaataaaagaaaatcaagacttttttttatgttaccTAATAAGCTTGTCCATGTTTTTGTAGTTCATTCTGGCATCCTCGTATTGGAAATCCCCACCCATGGGTATCATAATGTGATTGGTTTGAAAATGGCTGGATACCTCCTCGGCATAGTCGAGGAACTCGTCTACCCTAGACTCAACATTGTTGCTGGGACCCTTGCCATCGATAATCGGCTCATCATCACAGAGTACGTCAAAGCAAAAGCCCGGAGTATCCGAGTAGAAGTTGTAAAGCAGGCCGGAGAAGAGCTCCAAGCCGCTGAGTGATTCGCTGGCCTCCCAAACCATCTCCATAGAGAGGTTCTCCAGACGGGTGTCCTTGTCGTTGTGGTCCATCCGCGAAAAGAACTGGCCATCGAAGCCCATATTGGCAAAAATGGCCGCTTGTTCTCGGGAATGGCCAAAAGTGTCAATCTGCCAGCCAACTCGAGGCCGGGCACAGGCACCAAAGGTTTCGTTCAGGAatcttaaattataaaatagttaatttGTGTAAAAAGAAGACTAGGGTCAACTTTAGCTTACTTTAATCCAACAGTGAATTGATCAATCACTTCCTGGTAGTTTACAGAAGCTTCATCGTTCATGCTCCAGGCTCCACCCGTGAACTCGAAGCGTCCCTCGTTCACTAGCTTCCTCACCACCTGGCGCATGGTTTCTGACTGCACCTTCCACCACTTGGCAAAGAAGGCGGTCTCCACCTGAATGAATCGCCGCTTGGGGTCCTTTATGAGCTCAGTCACCACATTATCTAGTATATACTGAACGGCAGCGTGGTGGATGGCGTTCTTGTAGCCGTAGTAGGATTGATCTACTGTCTTAAGCCAACCTACATCGTTGTGGGAGTGGGGAACCAGATGGATATTGATCATGTCTTCCTTCGTTTCTGGGCACgactaaaaaattaattaaaaatatttaaaacaataagAAATTTAACCTTTTCTTCACCTCATAACCACAGATAGCTTGGGATTGGGGTAAAAATAAGACCGCCAGGGTAGTTAGTAGAATAACACTTAGATCTGCCATATCTGTGGTAATCGAAAGCAAAAACTGAACTTCTATTGTACTAGACCTGCTACTTTATAGGATCAATGTGTGACCTGATAAGAAATGTTCAGGCTCACAATGATAAGCTGACGTGTAATCTATTCATAACCTAttaaaaactcattaaaaaccaataaaacGTCAAGTAGCACCATCTAATTAGTGTTTATTTTTGCGACAACTTGCTGGGGGTTTGGGATTCAGTTTGGAATGCAAACTGTTTGCAAATACATCaacaataaagaaaaattcatCTAATTTCCGAATATAGTTTAACAAACACATATGTAGAATCCGATGGAGATCTCTACAGGTTATATAGACGAACAGAATATCTTAAAATAAAGTCTAAAGTCAGAGATTCAATAAGTCAAtaagaaaaacgaaaaaagatAGAATTCGTGAATTAACAAAGTGATAAAATTTCAGAAaatgtaataataaaataaaaattatctcCCACCCACTAGAGATCGAAAAAATGTtctatataaaacaaaaattaatttattgtttttggtaaattttacatttttatttatgtttgcTCAGCGGAAGTTTTGCAATTTACTTTGTCTTAACAATAAAAGTACGGATCTGCATTGGCTTCAAGGTGACGGCAAATGCAGAAGCCTCCTGCGACGCACTGACTTCCAGAGGCTTGTGGTCGGAAGTGTAGTACTCAGGTTCAGAACTCATTACTCCAGAGCCCTCGGCGTGGAACTTAAATCGCTTCATGTCGCTAAGGGGCAGGTTTCCGTCCAGAGTAGTTTCACGAATTTCCTCGCCGTTCAGATAGTCGAAGAGAGGACGAATGTTGAAGCTGACGACCTTGCCTTCGGTGTGATCCATGAAGTTCTCAACACGCAGGAGAACCTCTCCATCATTGAAGGGTTCTAGGGTGAGCAGATGGACGGACTTGGGGAAGTCATCGAAGGTGGGAAGGGATTTGACAGGGGAGCTGGTGCTTCCAGAGTTCTTGCTGAAGAACTTCCAGAGGGGCAGGTGGTGCTCCTTCTCCCACTCGCGTTCAGCGGCGGTAGATTCCTCGGCAGAGTTCAGTACGAGGAAGACCTTGCCGCGGGCAATAAGAGGCTGTCCGTACTTCTCTTCGTTCAAGACCTCGTCCACTCCCAGACCATCATCACGGACAAGTCGTCGGTGCAGCATGAGCTCGATCTGACCGTCCTTCATGCTGGATCCTCCTTGGGCGCGATCGTTCAGGATAGCCAATCGCTTCTTGCTGTCCTGCAGGGCGATGCGGGAAGTGATCGGGTAGTAGTTTCCAGCAGTAGGCTGCCTATCAAGCTCAGAGTTAAAGTCCTCACGCTTGTCCTTCTCACGCTTGAGGAGCTCTCGGCCATTGGCGTCAGTGTAGAACACGCCCTTGGATTCAATTTCACTGCTGAAGACGATGACAACTTCGTTTCCGAATTCCTCCTCGCGTGGAATTGGACCGACCTGCCAGTCGAATTCAATAGTTTCACAGTCCTCGTAAAGGCGGATAACCTGCGAGACATATTCGCTAAACACCTGGTGAATCTCCACGACTTGAGATCCTTCATAAACAGTGAAATCAACGCCGCCATCCTGAATCACAAAATCTCCTTGGTTGTATTGACGGAAGAGGTATGCCCCGGAATCGTAGGTCCGATAAACACCGAAGCTCTGCTCAATATTCTCGGAAACGCCGTTCATTTCAACAGTTTTCAGAAGACCAGAGTTGTTGTCGATCGTCAGTTTGATTGTCTAAAGAAATCAATAATATTTTGgctaaaaatgcatttttaacgTAATCAGGATAAAAATTAGAATTACCGAAGTCTGCACGACAGTCTCGCCATCCTCACGGGTCTCTCCACTGACTGACTTGACGACCTTGAGGGGCTGGGCAGCACTCGTACTCTCAACCTTCTTGACGTAGTAGTTGGCGATCTTGTCGACGGTAGCCTTGAAAACTAACTCGTACTGTGTGTCGGTTTCACGGAACTCCAGATCAATGATCTGCTGGGATACTGGCACCAGCTCGGAGGCCACCACGCGTCCCTTGTCGTCGGTCACCTGGAAGTTCTCGTTCTTGACGGGAAGGCGCACGTACTGCTTGGTGGTGTGGGCCAGAGGATTGTACAGGGTTACGATCAGGTTATCGGCGTTGTCCTTGGTGTAGGCACAGTCGCTGATGTTCATGTTGAGGCAGCTCTGGAACTCTCCGTTAGGATAGGGTGTCAGCTTCCTCAGAGCATCGCGGGCCAGGTTGGTTCCTCCCAGAATGGCGTCGTAAAGAAGACGATCGTAATCGTTGGACACGGCTTGTTTCTCGGTACCGGTGATGGCGTCGTGGTGCTGCATCACTCCCATGATCTGGCGGAGGTAGTTGAGGTCCTCTTTCTGCTGCTCGCTGTTCAAATCAGCGAAGACACTGAGTTCCTTGGCCACTTGCAGGATGTGGTTGCCGTCGCGCTCGAAGCGCTTCTGAGTTGGCCGAGAGCTGAAATATCCGGTCCAGAAGCTGTTGGAGTCACTGCCGTAGGGGAAGAAGTCCTGGGTCTTGTTCGGATAGGACTGCACACTCTGGTGGACCGAGTGCAGGTAGCACGCCGGAGTGGAGTAGATGATGTTGTACTTCGATCCACTTGACTGGCGTTCATTTATGTACCTATGAGTGTTGTGCAAtggctgtttatttttttacttatgCTTTTTAAAATGATCTTGCTTACTTGATCAGCTTGTCCATGTTCTTGAAGTTCACCTCAGCATCTTCGTACTGGAAGTCACCTCCCATGGGAATCATGATGTGGTTCGTACGGAACTTCTCAGCCACTTGGGCAGCGTAGGCAATAAAATCGTCGACTCTGGACTTGACGTTGTTGTCGTAGCTTTTAGTATCGATGATTGGATCATCGCTGCAGTGGACATCAAAACAGAATCCAGGGGTGTCCCAGTAGAAAGTGTACAGAAGTCCGGTGAAGAGCTTGATGTCCAAAGACTCGCTGGCATCCCAAACCATCTCCAAGGCGAGGTCGGCCATCCGCCTGCCCTTGTCGTTGTGGTCCATGCGGGAAAAGAACTCGCCATCGTAGCCCATCTGGGCGTAGAGCGAGGCCTGTTCGCGGGAGTGGCCGAAAGGATCGATTTGCCAGCCGACGGTCGGACGTCCGCAAGTACCGAAGGTATCATCCAGGAATCTGATTTGAATTAGCTTTGTTTACCAGAAACTCTTTCGTATCAAAGTCCTTTTTAAACTCACTTCAAGCCGAGAGAAAACTGATCGATCACACTCTGGTAGTTCACGGCAGCCTCGTCGTTCATGCTCCAGGCTCCATTGGTGAACTGCAGGCGACCCTCGTTGACCAGCTTCTTCACGATCTCCTTGACGGTCTCCGACTGCTCGGACCACCACTTGGAGAAGAAGGAGGTCTCCACCTGGATGAAACGGCGATCGGGGTTCTTGATCAGCTCGGCGATCACAGTGTCGATGATGTACTGGACTCCGGCGTGCTGGATGTTGTTCTTGTGTCCATAGAAATACTGGTCTACGGTCTTCAACCAGCCCACGTCATCGTGGGAGTGCGGCACCAAGTGGATGTTCACCATATTTGACTTCGTTTCGTGGCATGACTGTAAgccaataatttaattaaggtACTTGCACTCACTGTTCACAAAATCACGAAacggttttattttaaaacttttatcaCTTTTTCGCAGGAACTTAAATAATCCTTCGCTTTTGCGGAAATAATATCTATCATTTTTCTTACCTCATAACCACAGACAGCCTGTGCTGACTTGGCCTGAAGAGCCAATAAGGCGACAAACAGGACTCCCAGATACTTCATGATTGACCCTCAGCTCCTCCGGACGAGTCTTCAAATGATTTTCTCGCTTTCAATAAGTCCTTATATATAGGTCCCAATAGGGGGTATCCCAGATGGCAGATAACTAATCAGTACTCGAACCGTTCCCGGATTAGAATACCTGAAGTGCGTTAAAAAACAATTGGGTAAAATTGAGCGATTACCTAAGAGGAACTTAGGAATACGTTTACAATGGCATGTCAAACCTGCTGGTTcataacaaattttaattccTAACACTTGTTGGCATTATCTGAATAAGTATCTAAATTAGCCCCATTTTGGGAGTGCTTCTGTTTTGGCGAACCTGCAGTGCTTATCTTGAGATAAGTCGAAATGATTTTAATAGCCGATTGCATATTCAAAAGTTAGGGAATAAGTTTTATGGATTTGTACTGGAATTAATCAACCCATTCAACCCCTTTTAATAACTGGACAAGCTCaaaaatagaaattgaaaGTCCCACGCGAACTGCAAGTGATGAGATAGGGCTGAGTATTTATTCGAATGTTATTCAAAACCCGGAAATGGCTTATACAGACAGTATTTTGGCTAAGCAACAACACTCTTTGGTATCTAATATGCCTCCATTTCAGACCTTGAGTGGATGGCTTAAGGTTAAAGTGGAATATTGACACGAGGAATTTAAATTGGTTAATAAGAGTAGTTGCTATGTTGAGAATTGTTAAGTGAATGCCTTGAGTATTCCATTAAAGCtacatattattataattataactacataatattataattcttattaaattttaaataattagttTATATATTAGGaacca
This region of Drosophila bipectinata strain 14024-0381.07 chromosome 2L, DbipHiC1v2, whole genome shotgun sequence genomic DNA includes:
- the LOC108126609 gene encoding lysosomal alpha-mannosidase-like; the encoded protein is MINIHLVPHSHNDVGWLKTVDQSYYGYKNAIHHAAVQYILDNVVTELIKDPKRRFIQVETAFFAKWWKVQSETMRQVVRKLVNEGRFEFTGGAWSMNDEASVNYQEVIDQFTVGLKFLNETFGACARPRVGWQIDTFGHSREQAAIFANMGFDGQFFSRMDHNDKDTRLENLSMEMVWEASESLSGLELFSGLLYNFYSDTPGFCFDVLCDDEPIIDGKGPSNNVESRVDEFLDYAEEVSSHFQTNHIMIPMGGDFQYEDARMNYKNMDKLIRYVNERQANGSIYNIFYSTPSCYLNSLHRSLKSWPSKTLDFFPYAHESWSFWTGYFSSRPTQKRFVREGNQFLQVVKQLSLLAHLSSDQQTEDLDYLRQIMGVMQHHDAITGTERQAVSDDYDRLTYDAIVGAANNARDALRILTNLPDGEFESCLRLNISECAFTKDGADNVMVTFYNPLAHETSQYIRIPVLEENYEVTDERGNKVPSEILPVPWQVLALEHRPNNTQHELVFKATANKVANYFIKKNEETKEEKIPVIQKRPRDSESEVVVQNSIVKLVIDSQSGLLKSIEMNGVSQEIVQNFGIYKTNTSCAYTFRQEDELKSVHESIEFSIYEGSLVKEIHQHVNEWISQVIRLYEGVNRVEFEWMVGPIPLDGDVGGEIVTNFQSGISSKGVFYTDSNGREMIKREKDKREDFVSDLSLQPIGGNFYPVTSRIALQDDSHRLVLLTDRSQAGTSLEDGQLEMILHRRLLFNDGGGVGEPLNEEQFGKGLIARGKLYLILKSVEDGDTSSERVMEKELSLPFWKFFSTAGKDGRVSLDSLPDFNDLPESIHLLTLESFTETEVLLRLENFLDATEGGPVTFNIRHIFDSLNGVEIRETTLDGNLPLSEMKRFKFQAQKSGNPPTALEYTTVQFKPLEASELDEASKFSVLLNPMQIRTFIIKTA
- the LOC108126821 gene encoding lysosomal alpha-mannosidase-like: MKYLGVLFVALLALQAKSAQAVCGYESCHETKSNMVNIHLVPHSHDDVGWLKTVDQYFYGHKNNIQHAGVQYIIDTVIAELIKNPDRRFIQVETSFFSKWWSEQSETVKEIVKKLVNEGRLQFTNGAWSMNDEAAVNYQSVIDQFSLGLKFLDDTFGTCGRPTVGWQIDPFGHSREQASLYAQMGYDGEFFSRMDHNDKGRRMADLALEMVWDASESLDIKLFTGLLYTFYWDTPGFCFDVHCSDDPIIDTKSYDNNVKSRVDDFIAYAAQVAEKFRTNHIMIPMGGDFQYEDAEVNFKNMDKLIKYINERQSSGSKYNIIYSTPACYLHSVHQSVQSYPNKTQDFFPYGSDSNSFWTGYFSSRPTQKRFERDGNHILQVAKELSVFADLNSEQQKEDLNYLRQIMGVMQHHDAITGTEKQAVSNDYDRLLYDAILGGTNLARDALRKLTPYPNGEFQSCLNMNISDCAYTKDNADNLIVTLYNPLAHTTKQYVRLPVKNENFQVTDDKGRVVASELVPVSQQIIDLEFRETDTQYELVFKATVDKIANYYVKKVESTSAAQPLKVVKSVSGETREDGETVVQTSTIKLTIDNNSGLLKTVEMNGVSENIEQSFGVYRTYDSGAYLFRQYNQGDFVIQDGGVDFTVYEGSQVVEIHQVFSEYVSQVIRLYEDCETIEFDWQVGPIPREEEFGNEVVIVFSSEIESKGVFYTDANGRELLKREKDKREDFNSELDRQPTAGNYYPITSRIALQDSKKRLAILNDRAQGGSSMKDGQIELMLHRRLVRDDGLGVDEVLNEEKYGQPLIARGKVFLVLNSAEESTAAEREWEKEHHLPLWKFFSKNSGSTSSPVKSLPTFDDFPKSVHLLTLEPFNDGEVLLRVENFMDHTEGKVVSFNIRPLFDYLNGEEIRETTLDGNLPLSDMKRFKFHAEGSGVMSSEPEYYTSDHKPLEVSASQEASAFAVTLKPMQIRTFIVKTK